Proteins encoded together in one Triticum dicoccoides isolate Atlit2015 ecotype Zavitan chromosome 7B, WEW_v2.0, whole genome shotgun sequence window:
- the LOC119341651 gene encoding berberine bridge enzyme-like 8, with product MSRTEAILRLLLALFILPCNTSISSAASTADAFLHCLAAAIPPNLLHTPPSPSYSPLLLSSVRNLRFVTPGTPRPVAIVAAGEASHAQAAVRCGRLHSVRVRVRSGGHDYEGLSYLSLDPREPFALLDLAALRAVRVDPARAEAWVGSGATIGELYYAVAAASRALAFPAGVCPTVGVGGHLCGGGFGTLMRRYGLAADHVLDAVLVDASERLLNRTTMGEDLFWAIRGGGGESFGVVLSWKLRLVRVPESVTVFTIRRSRKQLATHLIAKWQEIAPALPPDLYLRVVVHNQDAQFQSLFLGRCDRLVSLMRAHFSDLGMVRADCEEITWIQSTMYFAFHSSSKPLELLLDRGNKPDSYVKAKSDYVQVPIPWHVWESTWTWLAKQEAGILILDPYGGRMGSVAPSATPFPHRKGNLYNLQYYSSWSENGTDAFDKHMAWVRGLYKQMEPYVSKNPRTGYVNYRDLDLGRNELGDNVTSYAKARVWGEKYFKGNFERLAAVKAMVDPDDFFRNEQSIPPLPAAKGWNSM from the coding sequence ATGTCAAGAACAGAGGCAATCTTGCGGCTCCTCCTGGCCCTTTTCATCCTCCCCTGCAACACATCCATTTCCTCCGCCGCATCCACCGCTGATGCGTTCCTCCACTGCCTCGCCGCCGCCATCCCGCCCAATCTCCTCCACACCCCGCCCTCCCCGTCCTACTCCCCGCTCCTGCTCTCCTCCGTCCGGAACCTCCGCTTCGTCACTCCCGGCACCCCACGGCCTGTTGCGATCGTCGCCGCCGGAGAGGCCTCCCACGCCCAGGCCGCCGTGCGCTGCGGCCGTCTGCACAGCGTCCGCGTCCGCGTGCGCAGCGGCGGCCACGACTACGAGGGCCTCTCCTACCTCTCCCTGGACCCCCGCGAGCCCTTCGCCCTGCTCGACCTCGCCGCGCTCCGCGCCGTCCGCGTCGACCCCGCGCGCGCCGAGGCCTGGGTCGGGTCGGGCGCCACGATCGGCGAGCTCTACTATGCCGTGGCCGCCGCGAGCCGCGCGCTCGCCTTCCCCGCCGGGGTCTGCCCCACCGTCGGCGTCGGCGGCCACCtctgcggcggcggcttcggcacgCTGATGCGCAGGTATGGCCTCGCCGCCGACCACGTCCTTGACGCCGTCCTCGTGGACGCCAGCGAGAGACTCCTGAACAGGACCACCATGGGGGAAGATCTCTTCTGGGCCATCaggggtggcggcggcgagagCTTCGGCGTCGTGCTGTCCTGGAAGCTCCGGCTCGTGCGTGTGCCGGAGTCGGTCACGGTGTTCACCATCCGTCGGTCAAGAAAACAATTGGCCACCCATCTCATAGCCAAATGGCAAGAAATCGCGCCCGCCCTGCCCCCCGACCTCTACCTACGGGTCGTCGTGCATAACCAGGACGCTCAGTTTCAGTCCCTGTTTCTTGGCCGATGCGACCGCCTCGTCAGTCTCATGCGAGCTCACTTCTCTGATCTTGGAATGGTGCGAGCAGACTGCGAGGAGATCACCTGGATCCAATCCACCATGTACTTCGCGTTCCACTCCAGCTCCAAGCCATTAGAGCTGCTCTTGGACAGGGGTAACAAGCCAGACAGTTATGTGAAAGCTAAGTCTGACTACGTGCAAGTGCCAATCCCATGGCACGTCTGGGAGAGCACATGGACATGGCTGGCGAAGCAGGAAGCCGGGATCCTCATCCTAGATCCCTACGGCGGCAGAATGGGAAGCGTCGCGCCGTCTGCGACGCCTTTCCCTCACCGGAAGGGGAATCTGTACAACCTCCAATACTACTCCTCTTGGTCTGAGAATGGAACAGATGCGTTTGATAAGCATATGGCCTGGGTCAGGGGTCTGTACAAGCAGATGGAGCCATATGTATCCAAGAACCCAAGAACTGGGTATGTGAACTACAGAGACCTGGATCTTGGCAGGAATGAATTGGGCGACAATGTGACCAGCTATGCAAAGGCTAGAGTTTGGGGGGAGAAGTACTTCAAGGGCAATTTTGAGAGGTTGGCAGCAGTCAAGGCCATGGTGGATCCTGATGACTTCTTCAGAAATGAGCAGAGCATCCCACCTCTTCCTGCTGCAAAGGGATGGAACTCCATGTGA